The following are encoded together in the Panicum virgatum strain AP13 chromosome 6K, P.virgatum_v5, whole genome shotgun sequence genome:
- the LOC120639107 gene encoding BTB/POZ and MATH domain-containing protein 1-like yields MAASQRPEARTASVCTAEAARGTHSFKIAGYSLHKGLGVRKYIKSAAFAVGGHGWRIRYYPDGTREDLKDYAAVFLEIVTECVKQVRVKYDFRLVDPATGLSSSVFSVRALYDRAHTSWGTNKWKKTSELEASYLREDCLVIECDVTVVEEALEVQVPPSDLSDNLGKFLDSGEGADVTFKVKGEDFRAHKFMLAARSPVFKAEFYGPMMGKKTEGSITIEDMEPAAFKALLHFIYKDSLPAMDDLDADENVEMVKHLLVAADRYAVERMKLMCESILCKRLDAGTAAATLAFADQHYCSKLKDACSAFITSSARINDVVASQEYQHLKRVYPAVFVDVWEKAAKSRKS; encoded by the exons ATGGCTGCATCGCAGAGGCCAGAGGCGAGGACGGCGTCCGTGTGCACCGCGGAGGCCGCGCGGGGCACGCACTCGTTCAAGATTGCCGGCTACAGCCTGCACAAGGGCCTCGGCGTCCGCAAGTACATCAAATCCGCTGCCTTCGCCGTCGGCGGCCACGGGTGGCGCATCCGCTATTACCCGGACGGAACCAGGGAGGACTTGAAAGACTACGCCGCCGTTTTCCTCGAAATCGTCACCGAGTGCGTCAAGCAGGTCAGGGTGAAGTACGACTTCAGGCTGGTCGACCCGGCCACCGGGCTGTCCTCGTCCGTCTTCTCCGTGCGGGCTCTGTACGATAGAGCGCATACCAGTTGGGGAACCAACAAGTGGAAGAAGACGAGCGAGCTGGAAGCGTCTTACCTCCGGGAAGACTGCCTGGTGATCGAGTGCGATGTTACTGTTGTGGAGGA GGCCCTCGAGGTTCAAGTGCCGCCATCGGACCTGTCGGACAATCTTGGGAAATTTCTGGACTCAGGGGAGGGAGCGGACGTGACGTTCAAGGTTAAAGGGGAGGATTTCCGTGCCCACAAGTTCATGCTTGCAGCAAGGTCGCCCGTCTTCAAGGCGGAGTTTTATGGACCGATGATGGGCAAGAAGACGGAAGGCAGCATAACGATTGAGGATATGGAGCCTGCTGCTTTCAAGGCGTTGCTTCACTTCATATACAAGGATTCCTTGCCGGCGATGGATGATCTTGATGCAGATGAGAATGTAGAAATGGTTAAGCATTTGCTTGTGGCTGCCGATAGGTACGCTGTGGAAAGGATGAAGTTGATGTGCGAGAGCATTCTTTGCAAGAGACTTGACgctgggacggcggcggctactTTAGCATTTGCTGACCAGCATTACTGCAGCAAGCTCAAAGATGCTTGCTCCGCATTTATCACTTCTTCAGCTAGGATTAATGATGTGGTGGCAAGCCAAGAGTACCAACACCTCAAAAGAGTGTATCCTGCCGTCTTTGTGGATGTCTGGGAGAAGGCAGCTAAGTCTCGCAAAAGTTAG
- the LOC120713281 gene encoding BTB/POZ and MATH domain-containing protein 1-like: MEMEPVTVTRTFEVLGWVNFGEIRSIRTESENPGSNNLHYAEPISRRSATFAAAGYTWSIQYYHYSAYATGSVDLCLQLETRGVAAVTASISFSLLDPTAAMPPWKLTKQATPVEFSSTRSEDYTKMTQWVPKSKLNAPPGTGYLTLGALLFQCTITVFAKAPAPAAAAEMPMASDQMDNLVKIYATKDGSDVTYSVEGELFRAHKIILAMRSPVFYAELYGGMMDSKAQLIQIQDMKHDVFEALLRYMYTDSLPTTRDDDDGDAGEMLCGLLMAADRYGVDRLRLLCEHRLCKVLNAGNVADLLAFADDQHCSTLKDACIEFMVDSEKLKEVVASEGYKQLRSKRPLILVEVLEKSSKFRKV; this comes from the exons ATGGAGATGGAGCCCGTGACGGTGACAAGGACTTTCGAGGTCCTTGG ATGGGTGAATTTCGGTGAGATTCGGTCAATTCGGACCGAATCCGAGAACCCTGGATCGAACAACCTCCACTACGCGGAGCCCATCAGCCGCCGGTCCGcgaccttcgccgccgccggctacaCCTGGTCCATCCAGTACTACCACTATAGCGCCTACGCCACCGGCAGCGTGGACCTCTGCCTGCAGCTCGAGACCAGGGGCGTCGCGGCGGTCACGGCGTCCATCAGCTTCAGCCTCCTCGACCCGACGGCCGCCATGCCGCCGTGGAAGCTGACCAAGCAGGCAACGCCGGTGGAGTttagctccacccgcagcgagGACTACACCAAGATGACCCAGTGGGTGCCCAAGAGCAAGCTGAACGCGCCTCCGGGGACAGGCTACCTCACGCTAGGTGCCCTCCTGTTCCAATGCACCATCACCGTCTTTGCAaaggctccggctccggcggcggccgccgagaTGCCCATGGCCTCCGACCAGATGGACAATCTCGTCAAGATCTACGCGACCAAGGATGGATCCGATGTCACCTACTCCGTTGAGGGGGAGCTTTTCCGTGCCCACAAGATCATACTCGCCATGCGGTCACCGGTCTTCTACGCCGAGCTCTACGGAGGGATGATGGATAGCAAAGCACAGCTCATCCAAATCCAGGACATGAAGCACGATGTTTTCGAGGCCCTTCTGCGCTACATGTACACCGACTCTTTGCCTACCACCAGAGATGACGACGATGGAGATGCAGGTGAAATGCTCTGCGGCCTGCTCATGGCTGCAGACCGGTATGGCGTAGATAGGCTAAGGCTCTTGTGCGAGCACAGACTCTGCAAGGTGCTCAATGCGGGTAACGTGGCGGATTTGCTGGCCTTCGCCGATGATCAGCACTGCAGCACCCTCAAAGATGCTTGTATCGAGTTTATGGTGGATTCGgaaaagttgaaggaagtgGTGGCAAGTGAAGGCTACAAGCAGCTTCGCAGCAAGCGCCCTTTGATTTTGGTGGAGGTGCTGGAGAAGTCAAGTAAGTTTCGCAAAGTGTAG